One window of Anaerolineae bacterium genomic DNA carries:
- a CDS encoding Glycosyltransferase MshA involved in mycothiol biosynthesis, which translates to MRVAMLSYHTCPLATLGGKDTGGMNVYVRDLSHQLGAEGIQVDVFTRSQDEHVPHVLHELGFGNRVVHIRAGPEIPLPKAELTCYLDQFVNGVVDFASQKGCKYDILHSHYWMSGIAALELKKRWQAPVVHMFHTLGKMKQRVARPEEEIEGDYRIAGENRVLKEVDCVIAATPAELAQLQWLYQADVSKIQIIPPGVDLRRFYPIPMDEAKEFIGISPCERMLLFVGRIEPLKGLDVLFRAIAIMRQNGLWERTPFCLAVIGGNEDSEPESRGTEQERLSALRSEYGLDDLVAFLGKKSQDTLPYYYSAAEIVVVPSHYESFGMVALEAMACGKPVVASNVGGLAYLVQNGITGFTVPVDEPQLLAECIAKLLSDQELRTRMGKQAAEFAKGFGWNIIANKIIALYHSVLTSNRSTI; encoded by the coding sequence CCATGTTGTCTTATCATACCTGTCCTTTAGCGACCCTGGGAGGAAAGGATACGGGGGGGATGAATGTATATGTTCGTGACCTGAGTCACCAACTTGGCGCAGAGGGTATTCAGGTCGATGTTTTCACTCGTTCCCAGGATGAGCATGTTCCACATGTATTGCATGAGCTGGGTTTTGGTAATCGGGTGGTGCATATTCGTGCCGGTCCCGAGATTCCTTTACCCAAAGCGGAACTGACATGTTATCTTGATCAGTTTGTCAACGGAGTGGTAGATTTTGCTTCACAAAAGGGATGTAAGTATGACATCCTTCATAGCCATTACTGGATGTCGGGAATTGCTGCGTTAGAACTGAAAAAGCGCTGGCAGGCACCTGTTGTCCACATGTTTCATACGTTAGGAAAGATGAAACAGCGAGTGGCTCGTCCTGAAGAGGAGATCGAAGGCGATTACCGGATCGCTGGGGAAAATCGGGTATTGAAAGAAGTAGATTGTGTCATCGCGGCTACCCCGGCTGAACTGGCTCAATTACAGTGGTTGTATCAGGCTGATGTATCCAAAATTCAAATAATTCCCCCAGGCGTTGACCTGAGGCGTTTTTACCCTATACCGATGGATGAAGCTAAAGAATTTATTGGCATTTCTCCCTGTGAGCGAATGTTACTCTTTGTTGGTCGAATCGAACCTTTGAAAGGTTTAGATGTGTTGTTTAGAGCTATTGCCATCATGCGCCAAAATGGTCTCTGGGAACGTACTCCGTTCTGTCTCGCGGTGATTGGAGGCAATGAAGATAGTGAGCCTGAAAGCAGAGGAACTGAACAAGAACGCCTGAGTGCCTTGAGAAGCGAGTATGGACTGGACGATTTGGTTGCTTTTTTAGGGAAGAAAAGTCAGGATACGCTTCCGTATTACTATTCAGCAGCAGAGATCGTAGTGGTACCTTCGCATTACGAGTCCTTTGGAATGGTCGCTTTGGAGGCGATGGCTTGTGGAAAGCCGGTGGTCGCATCGAATGTCGGTGGCTTGGCTTATTTAGTCCAGAATGGGATTACCGGGTTTACCGTTCCTGTTGATGAGCCACAGTTGCTGGCGGAGTGTATAGCAAAACTTCTCTCCGACCAGGAATTGCGAACAAGAATGGGGAAACAAGCAGCTGAATTTGCTAAAGGGTTTGGCTGGAACATTATTGCCAATAAAATCATTGCTCTTTATCACTCTGTGCTAACTTCCAATCGATCCACAATTTGA